From Caldicellulosiruptor hydrothermalis 108, a single genomic window includes:
- a CDS encoding IS110 family RNA-guided transposase — translation MNLKPIAGIDVSKYFSEMVVISPTNEIIARLTIHHNNPSDFDRAIEILKKVEEDFAARPTIVMEATGHYHKILSRFFTSNGWDVAIINPIQSNSIKNAGVRKVKNDKIDALWIALTFRLTNSTTAQPSSEILDCLKNLCRQYYNLSDELTSYKYRLTSVVDQIMLNFKEVFPDICSKTSLAILENYPTPNDILGADTEKLISIIQQTSKKSYQWAKEKYELLIAKAKEFKSFSISNLANVTMLKVYINMVLTLQQNIDKIFESINQLVQQSSQTQPSISENINLLQSIPGIGFLSAATILAEIGDFEKFSKPNKLVAFFGIDPSVNQSGQFVGTKNKMSKRGSKILRRILFTIALANIRTKRDSKPCNPVLFEYYQKKCQQKPKKVALGAVMRKIICIIFAVMRDKKPFELRTPEEHIRRCFNNTAVYCV, via the coding sequence ATGAACTTAAAACCTATTGCCGGGATTGATGTCTCTAAATATTTCAGCGAAATGGTGGTTATCTCTCCTACAAATGAAATAATCGCTCGCTTGACTATCCATCACAACAATCCCTCTGACTTTGATAGGGCTATCGAAATCCTTAAAAAAGTTGAAGAGGATTTCGCGGCTCGCCCTACCATCGTCATGGAAGCCACAGGGCATTACCACAAAATCCTCTCCCGCTTCTTTACTTCTAATGGCTGGGATGTTGCAATTATCAACCCCATCCAATCTAATTCTATCAAAAATGCGGGAGTTAGAAAAGTAAAAAATGATAAAATTGATGCCCTGTGGATTGCCTTAACTTTCAGACTTACTAACTCTACTACAGCACAACCTTCATCTGAAATCCTTGACTGCTTGAAAAACCTATGCCGTCAGTATTACAACCTCAGCGATGAGTTAACCTCTTACAAATATAGACTTACTTCTGTCGTCGACCAAATTATGCTCAATTTCAAAGAGGTCTTCCCTGACATTTGCTCTAAAACATCTTTGGCTATACTTGAAAACTACCCCACTCCAAACGATATCTTGGGCGCTGACACCGAAAAACTTATTTCCATCATTCAGCAAACTTCTAAAAAAAGCTACCAATGGGCTAAAGAAAAATACGAACTACTCATTGCAAAAGCTAAAGAATTTAAGTCTTTTTCTATCTCCAACTTGGCAAATGTTACTATGCTTAAAGTCTATATTAACATGGTCTTAACTTTACAGCAAAACATCGACAAAATTTTTGAATCCATAAATCAACTTGTTCAGCAGTCTTCACAGACTCAGCCTTCTATATCCGAAAATATTAACCTTCTTCAATCTATCCCCGGCATAGGTTTTCTATCCGCTGCAACTATCCTTGCTGAAATAGGTGATTTCGAAAAATTTTCAAAACCCAATAAACTTGTTGCCTTCTTTGGCATTGATCCTTCCGTAAATCAATCCGGGCAATTTGTCGGCACAAAAAACAAAATGTCTAAACGTGGCTCTAAAATCTTGCGAAGAATCTTATTTACAATTGCTCTTGCTAATATCAGAACCAAAAGAGATTCTAAGCCTTGTAATCCTGTGCTATTCGAATACTATCAGAAAAAATGCCAACAAAAGCCTAAAAAAGTTGCATTAGGCGCTGTTATGAGAAAAATTATTTGTATCATCTTTGCTGTTATGCGTGATAAAAAACCTTTTGAACTTAGAACTCCTGAGGAACATATTCGAAGATGCTTTAATAACACTGCTGTTTATTGCGTATAA
- a CDS encoding nitrogenase component I subunit alpha → MPFVTLDCDKCIEERGKHTYITDRNNPVVPVCNVRTIPGDMTERGCAFAGARGVVGGPVKDVIQIVHGPIGCAYYTWSSRRHLSDSEFHRKYCFSTDMQEKDIVFGGEKKLYNAIIEANQQFPEAKAVFIYATCPTALIGDDLEAVAKKASKAIGKPVIAFNSPGFCGVSQSKGHHIANHTIFEKIVGTKELEDPTPYDVNIIGEYNIDGDYWVLEKLFTKIGLRIITAFTGNASYDNLCKMHYAKLNIVHCQRSATYIARLMKEKYGTPFIRVTLFGITETINSLREIGKFFGIEKKVEEVIEEELESIMPRLEFFREKLRGKRAMIYVGAPRVWHWIPLMRDLGIEVVACATTFGHEDDYEKINAKADDGVLVIDNPNELELEEVIEKYKPDIFLTGLKEKYLAHKIGVPSLNSHSYENGPYVAFEGLVNFARDLYKSLYAPVWKFVDRRWASQWQQNLAVR, encoded by the coding sequence ATGCCATTTGTGACTTTAGACTGTGACAAGTGCATTGAAGAAAGAGGAAAACACACATATATAACTGACAGGAACAATCCTGTTGTACCTGTGTGCAATGTAAGAACCATCCCGGGTGACATGACAGAGCGTGGTTGTGCATTTGCAGGAGCAAGAGGTGTTGTTGGAGGACCTGTTAAAGATGTAATTCAGATAGTCCATGGGCCAATTGGCTGTGCATATTATACGTGGTCATCACGAAGACACCTATCCGATAGTGAATTTCATAGAAAGTATTGCTTTTCAACTGACATGCAAGAAAAAGACATAGTTTTCGGTGGGGAAAAGAAGCTTTACAATGCAATAATTGAAGCAAACCAGCAGTTTCCTGAAGCCAAAGCGGTATTTATATATGCAACATGTCCAACTGCCCTAATTGGTGATGATTTAGAAGCTGTTGCCAAAAAAGCTTCAAAAGCAATAGGAAAACCAGTCATTGCATTCAATTCACCGGGTTTTTGCGGGGTGTCGCAGTCTAAAGGTCATCATATCGCAAATCACACAATCTTTGAAAAGATTGTTGGGACAAAAGAACTTGAAGACCCAACACCGTATGACGTTAATATTATAGGCGAGTACAACATTGATGGAGATTATTGGGTGCTTGAGAAGCTATTCACAAAGATTGGCTTGAGGATTATAACAGCATTTACTGGAAACGCTTCTTATGATAATCTGTGCAAGATGCACTATGCAAAGCTCAACATTGTCCACTGCCAGAGGTCAGCAACATACATTGCAAGGCTTATGAAAGAAAAGTACGGCACGCCATTTATCAGGGTAACACTTTTTGGAATTACCGAAACAATTAATTCCCTTAGGGAGATAGGAAAGTTTTTTGGAATTGAGAAAAAGGTGGAAGAAGTGATTGAAGAAGAGCTCGAAAGTATTATGCCAAGGCTTGAGTTTTTCAGAGAAAAGCTTCGTGGCAAGCGTGCAATGATTTACGTTGGAGCACCGAGAGTCTGGCACTGGATACCGCTAATGCGTGACCTTGGGATAGAAGTTGTTGCATGTGCTACAACATTTGGGCATGAGGATGATTATGAAAAGATAAACGCAAAAGCAGACGATGGAGTTTTGGTGATCGATAATCCTAACGAGCTTGAGCTTGAAGAGGTTATAGAAAAGTACAAACCCGATATATTCCTCACAGGATTGAAAGAGAAATACCTTGCACACAAGATTGGTGTTCCATCTTTGAACTCACATTCTTACGAAAATGGGCCATATGTAGCTTTTGAAGGTTTGGTCAATTTTGCAAGAGACCTTTACAAGTCACTCTATGCTCCAGTTTGGAAATTTGTTGACAGGAGGTGGGCATCACAATGGCAACAAAACTTAGCAGTCCGCTAA
- the nifH gene encoding nitrogenase iron protein, producing MMRQIAIYGKGGIGKSTTTQNTVAALATLGKKVMIVGCDPKADSTRLILGVKSQVTVMDTVREVGESNVKLDKVMFTGFGGVRCVESGGPEPGVGCAGRGVITAINLLEELGAFTDDLDFVFYDVLGDVVCGGFAMPIREGKANEIYIVASGEMMALYAANNICRGILKFAETSGVRLGGIICNSRRVENEKELLEAFCKKLGTQLIKFIPRDNIVQKAEINRKTVIEYDPESNQAKEYLDLAKRIIENDMFVIPKPMPMDELEKLIEEYGLAD from the coding sequence ATTATGAGACAGATTGCTATTTATGGAAAAGGCGGTATTGGAAAATCAACAACAACTCAAAACACAGTTGCAGCTCTGGCAACTCTTGGTAAAAAGGTAATGATTGTTGGATGTGACCCAAAGGCTGACTCAACACGCCTTATTTTAGGTGTCAAGTCTCAGGTGACGGTTATGGACACTGTGCGAGAGGTGGGTGAAAGCAATGTCAAGCTTGACAAAGTGATGTTCACAGGTTTTGGCGGTGTGAGGTGTGTGGAGTCTGGTGGACCAGAGCCGGGTGTTGGTTGTGCCGGGCGTGGTGTTATTACTGCCATCAATCTTTTAGAAGAGCTTGGTGCATTTACTGATGACCTTGACTTTGTGTTCTACGATGTTCTGGGCGACGTTGTGTGTGGTGGTTTTGCAATGCCAATCAGAGAAGGCAAGGCAAACGAGATATACATTGTTGCATCTGGTGAGATGATGGCACTTTATGCTGCGAACAATATCTGCAGAGGTATCTTGAAATTTGCTGAGACAAGTGGCGTTCGACTTGGCGGAATTATCTGCAACTCAAGAAGAGTGGAAAACGAAAAAGAACTTTTAGAGGCGTTTTGTAAAAAGCTTGGCACACAGCTTATAAAGTTCATTCCACGCGACAACATTGTCCAGAAAGCTGAGATTAACAGAAAAACTGTTATTGAATATGACCCAGAGAGCAATCAAGCAAAAGAATATTTGGACTTGGCAAAAAGGATAATTGAAAATGACATGTTCGTCATTCCAAAACCTATGCCAATGGATGAACTTGAAAAACTCATTGAAGAGTATGGACTGGCAGATTAG
- a CDS encoding ammonium transporter, translated as MNRLIKNYKAFLIPVGTIATLLLVTSIAKADQVTPDKVATAVDNVWVLVTAFLVFFMQAGFAMVEAGFTRAKNASNIVMKNLMDFAIGSVIFWLFGFAFMFGKDAGGFIGTSGFFLNDSFKHLGLSIPLTSFLMFQTVFAATAATIVSGAMAERTKFIAYCIYSAVISFIIYPVVGHWAWGGGWLSKLGFIDFAGSTVVHSVGGWCALIGAALLGPRIGKYTKDGKVNAIPGHSITLAALGTFILWFGWFGFNPGSTLSGMNEKIGDIAVNTNLAAAMGANLAMIYTWLKYKKPDVSMTLNGALAGLVAITAGCASVNPWGAAIIGGLAGILVVVAVEFIDKKLKIDDPVGAISVHGVCGAFGTLMVGLFALDGGLFYGGGIKQFLVQLAGVASTFVWTTVTAFILFAIIKITVGLRVSEEEEIEGLDVAEHGATAYSDFVMKSQAVK; from the coding sequence ATGAATAGACTCATTAAAAACTACAAGGCCTTTTTAATCCCGGTAGGAACAATTGCAACTTTGCTGCTTGTTACATCAATAGCAAAAGCAGACCAGGTTACACCTGATAAAGTGGCAACTGCCGTTGATAATGTCTGGGTTCTTGTTACAGCATTTTTGGTGTTCTTTATGCAAGCAGGATTTGCAATGGTGGAAGCAGGCTTTACCAGAGCAAAAAATGCGAGCAATATTGTTATGAAAAACTTAATGGACTTTGCAATTGGTTCTGTGATATTCTGGCTATTTGGATTTGCATTCATGTTTGGGAAAGACGCAGGTGGGTTTATCGGTACATCTGGCTTTTTCCTGAATGATTCATTTAAACACTTGGGCCTATCTATTCCGCTTACATCATTTTTGATGTTTCAAACAGTGTTTGCTGCAACAGCTGCAACAATTGTCTCAGGTGCTATGGCTGAAAGAACAAAGTTTATTGCGTATTGCATTTACAGTGCTGTAATTTCGTTTATCATCTATCCTGTTGTAGGTCACTGGGCATGGGGCGGCGGTTGGCTGAGCAAACTTGGATTTATCGACTTTGCAGGTTCAACTGTTGTACATTCTGTTGGTGGCTGGTGTGCTCTGATTGGTGCTGCATTGCTTGGACCAAGAATAGGTAAATACACAAAAGATGGTAAAGTAAATGCTATACCTGGTCATAGTATAACCTTGGCAGCACTTGGAACGTTTATATTGTGGTTTGGTTGGTTTGGATTTAACCCAGGTTCAACCTTATCTGGTATGAATGAAAAGATTGGCGATATTGCTGTCAACACCAACCTGGCAGCTGCGATGGGTGCAAACTTAGCAATGATATACACATGGCTAAAGTACAAAAAACCAGACGTTAGTATGACACTAAACGGTGCTTTGGCTGGTCTTGTTGCAATTACAGCAGGCTGTGCGTCTGTCAACCCATGGGGTGCGGCAATAATAGGCGGGCTTGCAGGTATACTGGTTGTAGTGGCTGTTGAGTTTATCGACAAGAAACTCAAGATAGACGATCCAGTTGGTGCAATTTCTGTGCATGGCGTATGTGGAGCTTTTGGAACACTGATGGTCGGACTTTTTGCTCTAGATGGCGGACTTTTCTATGGTGGAGGGATAAAGCAGTTTTTGGTTCAGCTTGCTGGTGTTGCATCAACATTTGTATGGACCACTGTGACAGCGTTTATCCTCTTTGCAATCATCAAAATAACAGTTGGACTCAGAGTTTCTGAAGAAGAAGAGATAGAAGGTCTTGACGTTGCAGAACATGGTGCAACAGCGTATAGTGACTTTGTAATGAAGTCTCAGGCAGTAAAGTAA
- a CDS encoding DUF6922 domain-containing protein encodes MKLPEDFKILFKNYNFEMLDTEKHKELIIKTVLANGNWEHIEKLFTFYSSNEIKDVFLKDFYGARELPIPTIYLWGSIFLDEKEYWEYRNMRSKMNLVEKWKQTRKIHK; translated from the coding sequence ATGAAACTTCCAGAGGATTTTAAAATCTTATTCAAAAATTATAACTTTGAAATGTTAGATACAGAAAAACACAAAGAATTAATAATAAAGACAGTATTAGCAAATGGCAATTGGGAACATATTGAAAAACTTTTTACTTTTTATAGCTCCAACGAAATAAAAGATGTATTCTTAAAAGACTTCTATGGAGCTAGAGAACTTCCTATACCTACAATTTATCTTTGGGGAAGTATATTTCTTGATGAAAAAGAGTATTGGGAATATAGAAATATGAGAAGTAAGATGAACTTGGTAGAAAAATGGAAACAGACAAGAAAGATACACAAGTAA
- a CDS encoding nucleotidyl transferase AbiEii/AbiGii toxin family protein, whose protein sequence is MDMEVLDSVGYEICRNIAKSNLSKKFYLAGGTALALQLRHRKSYDLDFFQKEVSEKIEFEYIYNVLTQFFSKRDVNIVVKQVDQMTSTICGVKVSFIAYPFPLIEPLVQGDKIDIRLKGINLASPKEIALMKAYTIGRRPTYRDYIDLYFLLKKGIVNLEYILEKAPQKFVIEGESVFSKKLFLEQLMYTEDIIDKETALISVIGEAPKVGEIERFLTQQAKIAIEKYIKKRGMLP, encoded by the coding sequence ATGGATATGGAAGTATTAGACTCAGTAGGATATGAAATATGTAGAAATATCGCTAAAAGCAATTTGTCAAAAAAATTCTATCTTGCAGGAGGTACTGCATTGGCATTGCAACTTCGCCATAGAAAGTCATATGATTTAGATTTTTTTCAAAAAGAAGTTAGCGAAAAAATAGAATTTGAATATATTTACAATGTCTTAACTCAGTTTTTCTCTAAAAGAGATGTAAATATCGTTGTAAAGCAAGTTGACCAAATGACTTCTACTATATGTGGAGTAAAGGTAAGTTTCATTGCATATCCTTTCCCTTTGATTGAACCATTAGTCCAAGGTGATAAAATAGACATTCGTTTAAAAGGAATCAATTTAGCATCTCCAAAGGAAATAGCTTTGATGAAAGCGTATACCATCGGTAGACGACCAACATATAGAGATTATATTGACTTGTATTTTTTACTCAAAAAAGGTATTGTTAATTTAGAGTATATTTTAGAGAAAGCACCCCAGAAATTTGTAATAGAAGGTGAATCAGTTTTTTCAAAGAAATTGTTCTTAGAACAACTTATGTATACAGAAGATATAATTGATAAAGAAACAGCATTAATCTCTGTAATAGGTGAAGCACCAAAAGTAGGTGAAATAGAAAGGTTTTTAACTCAGCAAGCTAAAATAGCAATTGAAAAGTATATAAAGAAAAGAGGTATGCTACCATGA
- a CDS encoding ISNCY-like element ISCahy1 family transposase, giving the protein MFNTKPKQLSFIDLFSHLKASALYKPESLLGLFNKFIDLSHYIPSSFYNAYYKYFGKHRYFSLESMLCCFLVQKLLKLNTLTQLRAVLLNSFELRSFCNLHGNVPSISTLSRFRKIFASEIHKLFQNISIHAHNISIQQCPQDSSILIFDTTGIVPKVRENNPKFIHLLLKNTSKANPELPSEKVYSLVYSSLPKTANANSNIRLMFVNGHFCWALKFAVITNALGIPLALVPLFNYDSPSSDPQEAKAISDSKGLIPSLETLFSYIPKNFSTFIADSALDSHNIYSTLKNTFNFSKIVIPLNTRASKNTTPTSDPNIVISEDGIPICKKFNKPFKPEGKCQGKNRSLRLKWTCPMSQYKDGKRICSCPQPCTTSKSGRMFYTYPDNFRSFPGINRNSQEFFDLYKKRVAVEQTIYHLKSYMGSDTISTYDHISIFSDFLLSAITFSLLFILAHNIKLYCSKLTIKKLNKLKKLIA; this is encoded by the coding sequence ATGTTCAACACCAAACCTAAACAACTTTCTTTCATAGACCTATTCTCCCACCTAAAGGCTTCGGCTCTCTACAAGCCTGAAAGCCTCTTGGGCTTGTTCAATAAATTCATTGACTTGTCACATTATATACCTTCTTCTTTCTACAATGCCTACTACAAATATTTCGGTAAGCATAGATACTTCTCTTTAGAATCTATGCTTTGTTGCTTCCTCGTCCAAAAATTGCTCAAACTCAATACTTTAACTCAGCTTCGTGCTGTCTTACTCAACTCATTCGAACTTCGCTCATTTTGTAATCTTCATGGCAATGTCCCTTCTATCTCTACTCTCTCTCGCTTTAGAAAAATATTTGCAAGTGAAATCCATAAACTTTTTCAAAATATCTCTATCCATGCACATAATATTTCCATCCAACAATGCCCTCAAGATTCTTCAATCTTAATCTTCGACACAACAGGTATTGTCCCAAAGGTTCGTGAAAACAATCCTAAATTCATTCATCTACTGCTGAAAAATACCTCAAAAGCTAACCCTGAACTTCCCTCTGAAAAAGTCTACTCTCTCGTTTATTCTTCTTTGCCTAAAACTGCTAACGCTAATTCTAACATCCGTCTTATGTTTGTAAATGGCCATTTCTGCTGGGCTTTAAAATTTGCAGTCATTACCAACGCTCTCGGTATCCCTTTAGCTTTAGTACCTCTGTTTAACTATGATTCCCCTTCCTCTGACCCACAAGAAGCAAAAGCTATCTCCGACTCTAAAGGTTTAATTCCTTCGCTCGAAACTTTATTCTCTTATATCCCCAAAAATTTCTCCACTTTCATCGCCGACAGTGCTTTGGATTCCCACAACATATACTCCACTTTAAAAAATACCTTTAACTTCTCCAAAATCGTTATTCCACTAAATACAAGAGCTTCTAAAAATACTACACCTACATCAGACCCCAATATCGTTATTTCTGAAGATGGTATCCCTATCTGCAAAAAGTTCAACAAACCTTTTAAACCCGAAGGCAAATGTCAGGGTAAAAATCGCTCTTTGCGCCTTAAATGGACTTGCCCTATGTCACAATACAAAGATGGCAAACGCATCTGCTCTTGCCCTCAGCCTTGTACTACCTCTAAATCGGGTAGAATGTTCTATACATACCCAGATAACTTTCGCTCTTTCCCAGGTATCAACAGAAATTCACAAGAGTTTTTTGACCTCTACAAAAAACGTGTCGCTGTAGAGCAGACTATTTACCACCTGAAATCCTACATGGGCTCTGATACTATCTCTACTTATGACCATATTTCTATTTTCTCTGATTTCTTGCTATCTGCCATTACTTTCTCGCTCTTGTTTATTCTCGCTCACAATATCAAACTCTATTGCTCTAAATTGACTATCAAAAAACTTAACAAGCTCAAAAAACTTATCGCTTAA
- a CDS encoding P-II family nitrogen regulator, which yields MKEIVAIIRMNKVGVTKDVLAAAGYPAATFQKVMGRGKQRGLVGEVKAVEVDKATEMVLSSTAMEFIPKRMVTIIVDDRDVERVVNIIMAVNRTGQIGDGKIFVLPVEDSIRIRTREKGYEALI from the coding sequence ATGAAAGAGATTGTAGCTATTATCCGAATGAACAAAGTGGGTGTGACAAAAGATGTGTTGGCTGCAGCGGGGTATCCCGCTGCCACATTCCAAAAAGTCATGGGGCGTGGCAAACAGCGAGGGTTGGTTGGTGAGGTAAAGGCAGTGGAGGTTGACAAAGCTACAGAGATGGTTCTTTCATCCACCGCTATGGAGTTTATTCCCAAAAGAATGGTTACAATCATTGTAGATGACAGAGATGTTGAGAGGGTTGTCAATATCATTATGGCTGTAAATCGCACAGGTCAAATTGGCGATGGAAAGATATTTGTTCTTCCTGTTGAAGATAGCATAAGAATCAGGACAAGAGAAAAGGGCTATGAGGCCCTGATATAA
- a CDS encoding P-II family nitrogen regulator — protein sequence MKKIECIIRPEKLEEVKDALNQLGIKGMTVSQVMGCGLQKGRTEYYRGVEININLLPKVKIELIVKDSEVDRIVDTIVKVARSGKIGDGKIFIYNVENAVRIRTGEQGETAI from the coding sequence ATGAAAAAGATTGAGTGTATCATTAGACCTGAAAAGCTTGAAGAGGTAAAGGATGCTTTAAATCAACTTGGGATAAAAGGTATGACAGTGTCGCAGGTTATGGGCTGTGGTCTTCAAAAAGGAAGAACTGAATATTACAGGGGTGTGGAGATTAATATAAATCTTTTGCCGAAGGTCAAGATAGAGCTTATTGTAAAGGACTCAGAAGTGGATAGAATTGTTGATACCATTGTTAAAGTAGCACGCTCTGGAAAGATAGGCGACGGCAAGATATTCATTTATAACGTAGAAAATGCAGTGAGAATAAGAACTGGCGAACAGGGCGAAACTGCAATTTAA
- a CDS encoding beta/alpha barrel domain-containing protein, whose protein sequence is MARVEFNPKTNLIEQAAYKYTLQDVPEPNLYREIFPYTEIPKIAFNHRHVPMFVPDEIWITDTTFRDGQQARSPYTVEQIVRLFDYLHELDNDSGVIRQTEFFLYSKKDREAVIKCMERGYKYPEVTSWIRARKEDFQLVKEMGIKETGILVSCSDYHIFKKLNMTRKQAMEMYLSIVEAALEHGIIPRCHFEDITRADFYGFVVPFANELMKLARQANMPVKIRACDTLGLGVSYPGVALPRSVQGIIYGLRHYAEVPSEWLEWHGHNDFYKAVVNSGTAWLYGASAVNCSLLGIGERTGNTPLEAMVIEYAQLRGTTKNMRLEVITEIADYFEKELDYEIPPRTPFVGRAFNATRAGIHADGILKDEEIYNIFDTKKILNRPIVIAVDAHSGLAGIAAWINTYFRLEGDKKIDKRDPRVAKIKEWVDKEYENGRTTVIGDDELEMVVREVMPELFKMHESRVK, encoded by the coding sequence GTGGCAAGAGTAGAATTTAATCCCAAGACAAACCTGATTGAGCAGGCAGCGTATAAATATACACTCCAGGATGTTCCAGAGCCGAACCTCTATAGAGAGATTTTCCCGTACACAGAGATACCCAAGATAGCCTTCAACCACAGGCATGTCCCTATGTTTGTGCCTGATGAGATATGGATAACAGATACAACATTCAGAGATGGTCAGCAAGCAAGGTCTCCTTATACAGTTGAACAGATTGTAAGGCTTTTTGATTATCTCCACGAACTTGACAACGACTCTGGCGTGATCCGTCAGACAGAGTTTTTTCTATATTCAAAAAAAGATAGAGAAGCTGTTATTAAATGCATGGAAAGAGGTTATAAGTATCCAGAGGTTACCTCATGGATAAGAGCAAGAAAAGAGGATTTTCAACTTGTGAAAGAGATGGGCATCAAAGAGACAGGAATTTTGGTATCATGCTCTGACTATCATATATTTAAAAAGCTCAACATGACAAGAAAACAGGCAATGGAAATGTATCTTTCTATTGTTGAAGCCGCTCTTGAACATGGAATTATTCCGCGCTGCCATTTTGAGGACATCACAAGAGCAGACTTTTACGGCTTTGTTGTTCCGTTTGCAAATGAACTTATGAAACTTGCGCGCCAAGCAAATATGCCGGTCAAGATAAGAGCATGCGATACCCTCGGGCTTGGTGTGTCTTACCCGGGAGTTGCTCTGCCAAGAAGTGTCCAGGGAATAATTTACGGGCTTAGACACTATGCAGAGGTGCCGTCTGAGTGGCTTGAGTGGCATGGTCACAACGATTTTTACAAGGCTGTTGTTAACTCTGGTACTGCATGGCTTTACGGTGCATCTGCAGTCAACTGTTCGCTCTTGGGTATTGGTGAGAGGACTGGTAATACACCCTTAGAGGCTATGGTAATTGAATATGCCCAGCTTAGAGGTACAACAAAGAATATGAGGCTTGAGGTAATCACTGAGATTGCAGATTACTTTGAAAAAGAGCTTGACTATGAGATTCCACCAAGAACGCCGTTTGTTGGCAGAGCATTTAATGCAACAAGAGCAGGAATTCATGCTGACGGTATTTTAAAGGATGAGGAGATCTACAACATCTTTGATACAAAGAAGATTTTAAACAGGCCAATTGTCATTGCAGTTGATGCACACTCTGGGCTTGCAGGTATCGCTGCATGGATTAACACATATTTCAGGCTTGAAGGTGACAAGAAGATTGACAAGCGCGACCCAAGAGTTGCTAAAATCAAAGAGTGGGTTGACAAGGAGTACGAAAATGGAAGAACAACTGTTATTGGAGACGATGAGCTTGAAATGGTTGTTCGAGAAGTCATGCCAGAGCTTTTCAAGATGCATGAAAGCAGGGTAAAATAG
- a CDS encoding P-II family nitrogen regulator: protein MKMIRAIIRPEMQEKVVRALDSNGFVSMTKIDVFGRGKQKGIKTGNIVYDELPKTMIMMVVEDSDCQKVVDIILQNAYTGNFGDGKIFISPVEEAYTIRTGEKGL from the coding sequence ATGAAGATGATACGAGCTATTATAAGGCCAGAGATGCAAGAAAAGGTTGTGAGGGCACTTGACTCAAACGGTTTTGTTTCAATGACAAAGATTGATGTATTTGGGCGTGGAAAACAAAAAGGCATCAAAACAGGGAACATCGTCTATGACGAACTTCCAAAAACAATGATCATGATGGTGGTAGAAGATAGTGACTGCCAAAAAGTGGTTGATATAATCTTGCAAAATGCGTATACCGGCAATTTCGGTGACGGCAAGATATTTATAAGCCCTGTTGAAGAGGCTTATACCATCAGAACGGGAGAAAAAGGTCTGTAG